The DNA segment AACAGCAGCAGGATTCTTAACTTTTAATTATTGACAAATGTCAGAAATATCCGTAGATTATCATAAATGACATTTGTCAATAATAATGGAGGTCAGATTGCCGCGCCCCGTCAGATGCAGACAGATTAATTCCCTGCCAGAATTCTGGAGTTTTATTCCGGAAGAAGGTTGTACCGGAGAATGCATAAACATGACTCTGGATGAATTAGAAACAATCCGGCTTTTAGACTGTGCTTCACTTACACAGGAAGAATGTGCTGCCAGAATGAATGTAGCAAGAACAACTGTTACCGCATTATATGAATCAGCACGAAAAAAAGTTGCAGACTGTCTTCTAAACGGAAAGCGTCTTGTTATTTCAGGCGGTTCATGGCAATTGAGTAAAAAACCAAAAATACCTCAAAGCTTAAAAAAGAAAGGAGTACACATTATGAGAATTGCAGTTACTTTTGAAAACGATTCAGTCTTCCAGCATTTCGGTCATACTGAACAGTTTAAAATCTATGACGCAGAAGAAAACAAAATAATAAAGTCAGAAGTTGTTTCTACAAACGGACAGGGTCATGGAGCTCTTGCAGGTTTCTTAAAAACAGCAGGCGTTGATGTACTTATCTGCGGAGGAATCGGCGGAGGTGCACAGGCAGCACTTGCAGAAGCCGGAATAAAACTTTTTGGCGGTGTAAACGGAAACGCTGATGATGCAGTAAACGCTTTCTTAAACGGTAACCTTAAATATAATCCTGATGTCAAATGCTCTCACCACGGAGAAGGTCATGAACACAACTGCGGTTCTTCATCACATTCATGCGGCTCACACAATGCAGTTTCCACAAACGAACATAAAGGAATTCTCAATCCCTTATCAAAATAAAACCAGAGGTTAAATATGACTGCACAGGAAAGAGCAGACAAAGCTGCAATGTTAAAATCCAGCGGAATGTGTAACTGCTGTCAGGCTGTTGCATCAGTTTTTGCAGACACAGTTGACTTACCGCCAGAAACCCTCAGCCAGATTACAGCCGGCTTTGCCGTAGGCATGGGAACAATGGAAGCAACCTGCGGTGCATTAATCGGAGCATCAATAATTGCAGGACTCCGCTCAAAAGGAAACGGAACAGTAAGACTTTCAAAACAGATATTAAGCAGTTTTAAAAACAAATGCGGTGCAACAATCTGCAATGAACTCAAAGGGGTTAAAACCGGAAAAGTTTTATGTGAATGCAGCGAATGTGTAAGAAATGCTGTGCTCGCAGCAGAAGAAGTGCTGAATTAAAAATTCATGTCTTTATAAAGGAATCACACTGAACCTGTTCTGTATAAAAAAGTTTCAGTGTGATTTTTTTTTTACTTAATCACTGACATCAGTATCCATATTAATATCAACTTTATAATCAGGAAATTCTTTACGAACATCATCAACAACATGTTCAAACAGATGCTTCATATTTCTTGAATTAAAAGAGACGATAACATCAAAGCTGATTTTTTTATTTTCTTCATCAAGATAAAAACCGTGCATACCAAGAATATTACTGTGATTCATAACCACATGAGCAATCCTGCTGCGGATACTCATGGCGTGTTCATCATCAACATTAACTGAATATACACCGATTCCCGTAAGCACAACAGAATGCTTTTCTATTACAACTTCCTGAATTTTTCTCGTAACAACATCAATCTTAGACGCAGTCCAGGTAGATGGAACTTCTATATGAACTGACCCCAGCAATCTGTCCGGTCCATAATTATTCAATATAAGATCAAAAGCCCCCTGAATCTCAGGATCAACTTCAACAATCGTATGCTTAATTTCTTTTGCAAAAGAGCTGTCGATTCTTTCTCCCAATATTGAACTGACTCCTTCCCGAATCATTTCACAGCCGGACTTTATGATAAAGAAAGATATTCCTGCACCAAGGTATGCCTCAACAGAAAAATTAAACAGAATAAAGGCAGCAGCCCCTGCAATTGTAGAAACAGAGATAATTGAATCCATCAGGGCGTCTTCTCCAGAAGCAACCAGTGAATCAGAATTCACTTTTGTTCCGATTTTCTTAAATGCAAGTCCGAGAAAAATTTTTACTACAACAGAAACAGCAATAATTATAAGTACAACCTTATTGTATTCAGGAATTATCGGTTTAAAAATTTTTTTAATGGATTCACCTAAAGCTGTAATTCCTGCATAAAGAATGATTACAGAAATTATCATTGACGTAAGATATTCGATACGTCCATGACCAAAAGGATGCTTTTTATCTGCAGGACGATTTGCCAGTTTAGTTCCAATAATTGTAATTACTGAAGAAAGTGCATCGCTAAGATTATTTACAGAATCAAGAACTATGGCAATAGAATGTGACATTAACCCGGCCAGAGCTTTAAATGCTGACAGTGCAATATTAACAAGAACACCGGCAATACTTGTTCTTATAATAGTTTTTTCTCTAATATTTTCTTTCATAAAAACTCCAGTAGAACAATTATAATTCAAATATATAGGGAATCTCTAAAAATTGCAATTTTTAGAGATAACTCTGAAAGAGCGATGTTTTAAGTCGTGACATTACAACGACTTAAAACTCGTCGGCATTCTCTAGAAATACACATTAGTGGATTTCTAGAGATGCCCTATATAAACAAAACAGTGGCACTCTCAAAAAAAATATAGTATTTTTTATAGTAAGAAAGCATGACAAAAAACGTATGCTGCCAGGAGGAAAAATGAAAATTGCATTCTACGACACACATTCTTATGACAAAAAATCATTTGAAGAAACAAACAAAAACTTTAATTTTCAGATTGCATTCCATGAATTCAAACTGAATGAAAACACTGTTATTACAGCTCAAGGCTTTGATGCAGTCTGTGTATTTGTAAATGACGTAGTAAATGCACAGGTTATAAACAGCCTGAAAGAATACGGAGTAAAGCTGATTGCATTAAGATGCGCAGGTTTTAACAACGTAGATTTAAAAGCTGCTGCTTCTGCCGGAATAAAAGTTGTACGGGTTCCAGCCTACTCTCCTTATGCAGTAGCTGAACATGGCATCGCTCTCCTTATGGCTCTTACCCGTCATATTCCACAGGCATACCTCCGCACAAAAACTGCAAACTTCAACATTGAAGGATTAACAGGACGGGACCTTCACGGACTTACAGCTGGTGTTCTCGGTACAGGAAAAATCGGCCGCATCATGGCAGGTCTTTTAAAAGCTTTCGGAATGAAAATCATAGTTTATGATCCGTTCCCTAATGAAGAATGGGCTAAAGAAACCGGTGCAGAATATGTTTCTCTGGAAGAAATTTTCAGACAGAGTGATGTTCTCAGTCTTCACTGCCCGCTTACGGAAGAAACCAAACACATTGTAAATCATGACACAATGAAAATGATGAAAAAAGATGCAGTCATAATCAACACAGGACGCGGTGCTCTTATAGACTCAAAGGCTCTGGTTCATGCACTTAAACATCAGCACATCGGCGGAATTGCAATGGATGTTTACGAAGAAGAAAGCAAATATTTCTTCAGCGACTGGTCCACTGACATTATGACAGACGATGTTCTTGCAAGACTGCTTACATTCCCTAACGTAATAATAACAGGACATCAGGCATTTCTTACGACAAATGCCCTTAAAAACATAAGCGAAACAACACTGCAGAACATAAAGGATTTTGAACAGAACAAAGAACTTGTAAATCAGGTTCAGGCATAAAAAAGGGGGCTGTCCAAAAAGTTCAAAAAGTGTCATTTTCGTGCTGTCAACAACTTTTTATAAGTGTCATTTTCGGGCTCAAAAAGTGTCATTTTCGGGCGCGATCCGAAAATCTATTTAGTTACAATACAAGAGATTGCCGTGTCAAGCACGGCAATGACAGGGGAGTGTCATTTTCGGGCGCGACCCGAAAATCCCTCTGCATGAGATTGCCGCATCAAGTGCGGCAATGACAAACTGTCGAACACGGCAATGACAGGGTGACGAGTGTGGCAATGACTCATACTTTTTGGTCAGCCCCTTTGTTTTTAAGACTCAGAAATTATTATTAAACCTTAAACTGGTCAATTTCACTTCCGATTTCTGCAATAGTAGTTTCAAGTTGCTGTGCAATTCCCCTGAGAGCTTCGCCAGTTTCATTAATCTTCTTTGCTCCGACAGACATTTCTTTCATGCTGTCTTCCATAACTCCCGTTGCATCCTGAAGATTGCGGACTTCCTCAAGAATAGCTTTATTACCTTCTGCCATTTCCTGACCTGCAGTATGTACTTCAAGAGAACTATCATTCATGACATGAAGAACATCACTTATCTGCTGAGAACCTTCATTCTGCTCCTGCATTGCAGCTTTTATCTGACGTACAAGCTCATCTGTTTCT comes from the Treponema rectale genome and includes:
- a CDS encoding C-GCAxxG-C-C family protein translates to MTAQERADKAAMLKSSGMCNCCQAVASVFADTVDLPPETLSQITAGFAVGMGTMEATCGALIGASIIAGLRSKGNGTVRLSKQILSSFKNKCGATICNELKGVKTGKVLCECSECVRNAVLAAEEVLN
- a CDS encoding NifB/NifX family molybdenum-iron cluster-binding protein; translated protein: MPRPVRCRQINSLPEFWSFIPEEGCTGECINMTLDELETIRLLDCASLTQEECAARMNVARTTVTALYESARKKVADCLLNGKRLVISGGSWQLSKKPKIPQSLKKKGVHIMRIAVTFENDSVFQHFGHTEQFKIYDAEENKIIKSEVVSTNGQGHGALAGFLKTAGVDVLICGGIGGGAQAALAEAGIKLFGGVNGNADDAVNAFLNGNLKYNPDVKCSHHGEGHEHNCGSSSHSCGSHNAVSTNEHKGILNPLSK
- a CDS encoding cation diffusion facilitator family transporter — its product is MKENIREKTIIRTSIAGVLVNIALSAFKALAGLMSHSIAIVLDSVNNLSDALSSVITIIGTKLANRPADKKHPFGHGRIEYLTSMIISVIILYAGITALGESIKKIFKPIIPEYNKVVLIIIAVSVVVKIFLGLAFKKIGTKVNSDSLVASGEDALMDSIISVSTIAGAAAFILFNFSVEAYLGAGISFFIIKSGCEMIREGVSSILGERIDSSFAKEIKHTIVEVDPEIQGAFDLILNNYGPDRLLGSVHIEVPSTWTASKIDVVTRKIQEVVIEKHSVVLTGIGVYSVNVDDEHAMSIRSRIAHVVMNHSNILGMHGFYLDEENKKISFDVIVSFNSRNMKHLFEHVVDDVRKEFPDYKVDINMDTDVSD
- a CDS encoding 2-hydroxyacid dehydrogenase translates to MKIAFYDTHSYDKKSFEETNKNFNFQIAFHEFKLNENTVITAQGFDAVCVFVNDVVNAQVINSLKEYGVKLIALRCAGFNNVDLKAAASAGIKVVRVPAYSPYAVAEHGIALLMALTRHIPQAYLRTKTANFNIEGLTGRDLHGLTAGVLGTGKIGRIMAGLLKAFGMKIIVYDPFPNEEWAKETGAEYVSLEEIFRQSDVLSLHCPLTEETKHIVNHDTMKMMKKDAVIINTGRGALIDSKALVHALKHQHIGGIAMDVYEEESKYFFSDWSTDIMTDDVLARLLTFPNVIITGHQAFLTTNALKNISETTLQNIKDFEQNKELVNQVQA